A region of Lycium barbarum isolate Lr01 chromosome 3, ASM1917538v2, whole genome shotgun sequence DNA encodes the following proteins:
- the LOC132631769 gene encoding protein PSK SIMULATOR 1 — MALETWLIKVRKTIAHRFDTVRASTVARGNPATIKKSNVGVLAFEISGLMSKLLHLWQFLSDKNMIRIRNESICLEGVRKIVSNDDAFLLGLACAEIVENLRMVAKSLSRISKRCEDSHLRSFDRFFNEFANTGRDPYNWVLSLKDMESKIKKMDQYVTTTALLHRQMDELSVLENSLKKASNSNSQFKDSDISSIKEQKIIELRQKFLWQKQEVKYLKERSLWCRSFDTVTSLLARSIFTTLARIKLVFGINHGYPNSLPRSLSASATVYPSENHNTCNFVSGPLVNPPKVSDHEFFESNTKVLKPPSSTLGAAALALHYANLIIVMEKMIRSPQLVGVDARDDLYSMLPNSVRSSLRSRLKGVGFSASDPGLAGEWKDALQKILGWLSPLAHNMIKWQSERSFEQQNLIPKTNVLLLQTLYFANQDKTEAAITELLVGLNYIWRFEREMNAKALFECTNFNNFLNLKRSSN; from the coding sequence ATGGCACTTGAAACATGGTTAATTAAGGTGAGAAAGACGATAGCTCACAGATTTGATACAGTAAGAGCCAGTACTGTGGCACGTGGAAACCCGGCAACGATCAAGAAATCCAACGTTGGAGTTTTAGCTTTCGAGATCTCTGGACTCATGTCAAAACTCCTCCATTTATGGCAATTTTTGTCGGACAAGAACATGATCCGAATTCGCAATGAGTCAATCTGCCTAGAAGGAGTGCGTAAAATCGTCTCAAACGATGACGCTTTCCTTCTTGGCCTTGCCTGTGCGGAGATTGTGGAGAATCTAAGAATGGTTGCAAAATCTTTATCAAGAATCAGTAAAAGATGTGAAGATTCACATCTAAGAAGCTTTGATCGCTTCTTTAATGAATTTGCAAACACTGGTCGTGATCCTTACAATTGGGTTCTTAGCTTGAAAGATATGGAGtccaaaatcaagaaaatggatcAGTATGTTACAACCACTGCCCTTCTTCATCGACAAATGGATGAGCTTTCAGTTCTTGAGAATAGTTTAAAGAAAGCTTCGAATTCGAATTCACAGTTCAAGGATTCTGACATTTCATCAATCAAAGAACAGAAGATAATTGAACTGAGACAGAAGTTTCTGTGGCAGAAACAAGAAGTTAAGTATCTGAAGGAAAGATCTTTATGGTGTCGTAGTTTTGATACTGTTACATCATTACTTGCTCGATCCATTTTCACTACTCTAGCAAGGATCAAACTTGTTTTTGGTATTAATCATGGATATCCAAATTCTCTTCCACGTAGTCTTTCTGCTTCTGCTACAGTTTATCCTTCAGAAAACCATAACACATGCAATTTCGTGTCCGGGCCATTGGTGAATCCCCCTAAGGTTTCGGATCATGAGTTTTTCGAGTCGAATACTAAGGTACTTAAACCGCCTTCGAGTACTTTAGGTGCGGCTGCCCTTGCTTTGCATTATGCTAATTTGATCATTGTTATGGAAAAAATGATAAGATCACCACAACTAGTTGGTGTTGATGCTAGAGATGATTTATATTCCATGTTGCCAAATAGTGTAAGATCATCATTAAGATCAAGACTAAAAGGAGTTGGGTTTTCAGCTAGTGATCCAGGTCTTGCTGGTGAATGGAAAGATGCTTTGCAGAAGATTTTAGGATGGTTGTCACCTTTGGCACATAATATGATCAAATGGCAAAGTGAAAGGAGCTTTGAACAACAAAATTTAATTCCAAAAACCAATGTCCTCTTGCTGCAGACTTTGTATTTTGCAAATCAGGATAAGACTGAAGCTGCCATAACAGAGCTGTTAGTTGGGCTAAACTATATTTGGAGGTTTGAAAGGGAAATGAATGCTAAGGCCTTATTTGAGTGTACCAACTTCAACaacttcttgaatttgaagcGTTCAAGTAATTAG